In Thermoanaerobacter uzonensis DSM 18761, one genomic interval encodes:
- a CDS encoding SDR family oxidoreductase, translating into MDFNGKVVIVTGGGQGIGRCIAQTFAEKGAKVVIADIDDEAGIENEEYIKSKGRDSLFVHTDVSLEKDVKNMVDKTIKTYGKIDILINNAGIGAGGTIYTRSMEEWDRVINVNLRGTYMCSKYVAIYMRKNGGGVIINIASTRAFMSEPHTEPYSASKGGIIALTHSLAISLSYDKIRVNSISPGWIEVSEWKKSREAKKPQLREEDHLQHPAGRVGKPEDIANACLFLCSKEASFITGANLIVDGGMTVKMIYV; encoded by the coding sequence ATGGATTTTAATGGGAAAGTAGTGATAGTGACAGGAGGAGGACAAGGAATAGGACGGTGTATTGCACAAACTTTTGCTGAAAAAGGAGCAAAAGTAGTTATAGCTGATATTGACGATGAAGCTGGCATAGAAAATGAAGAATATATAAAATCTAAAGGTAGAGACTCACTTTTTGTACATACAGATGTTTCTTTAGAGAAAGATGTTAAAAACATGGTAGATAAGACGATAAAAACATACGGCAAGATTGATATTCTGATAAACAATGCAGGTATTGGAGCAGGAGGAACAATTTACACAAGGTCCATGGAAGAATGGGATAGAGTCATAAATGTTAATTTAAGAGGAACATATATGTGTTCTAAATATGTTGCTATTTACATGAGAAAAAATGGGGGAGGAGTCATAATAAATATAGCGTCTACAAGAGCATTTATGTCTGAACCTCATACAGAACCTTATTCTGCTTCAAAAGGTGGTATTATAGCCTTAACCCACTCTCTTGCAATAAGTTTAAGTTATGATAAAATAAGGGTGAATTCTATAAGTCCCGGATGGATAGAAGTGTCTGAATGGAAGAAAAGTAGAGAAGCTAAAAAGCCCCAATTGAGAGAAGAAGACCATTTGCAGCATCCTGCAGGACGGGTAGGTAAGCCAGAGGACATAGCAAATGCATGTTTATTTTTATGTTCAAAAGAAGCTTCTTTTATTACAGGGGCGAATCTTATTGTGGATGGTGGAATGACGGTTAAAATGATATATGTTTAA
- a CDS encoding TetR/AcrR family transcriptional regulator, whose translation MNKTKEKIFKAAIKTFSKSGFYKTTMEEIAENAGVAKGTLYYHFKSKDDILEFLIDEGIKILKQEAIEEIGRLNNAVEKLRKIIFVQTNFLYRNHDFIIVLLSQIWGHGEVPRKFREKLYTYLELIENIIREGKEQKLIADCDEKIVAAAFFGMISSILALKVVEDSDEKFNPQDITDSVFNFALKGLQLQ comes from the coding sequence ATGAATAAGACAAAAGAAAAGATTTTCAAAGCGGCGATAAAGACCTTTTCAAAAAGTGGATTTTACAAAACCACAATGGAAGAAATAGCGGAAAATGCTGGAGTAGCTAAAGGGACCTTGTATTATCATTTTAAAAGCAAAGATGACATATTGGAATTTTTAATTGATGAAGGTATAAAGATTTTGAAACAAGAGGCAATAGAAGAGATAGGCAGGCTAAATAATGCTGTAGAAAAACTACGGAAAATCATCTTTGTACAGACTAATTTTTTGTACAGAAATCACGACTTTATAATAGTTTTACTAAGCCAAATATGGGGTCATGGGGAAGTTCCTCGCAAATTCAGAGAGAAATTGTATACTTATCTTGAGTTAATAGAAAATATTATTAGAGAAGGCAAGGAACAAAAACTCATTGCTGATTGCGATGAAAAGATAGTAGCAGCAGCTTTTTTTGGCATGATAAGTTCAATTTTGGCTTTGAAAGTAGTAGAAGATAGTGACGAGAAATTTAATCCACAAGATATAACAGATAGTGTATTTAATTTTGCATTAAAAGGGCTTCAACTTCAATGA
- a CDS encoding YhgE/Pip domain-containing protein → MKASKVAAKEIEKIIKSRFIRVAVIVVAFMPLLYSFLYLYAFWDPYSKLDKLPVAVVNEDKGGIYDGKQENFGNEVVQKLKDNKEFKWDFVDYKDAINGLKGSKYYFIIRIPQDFTQNLISVDSLTPKKASIEYITNDKKNFLATQIGNKAIESLQTQIANSIRKGYIDSIFKSFDELGSGLKEAKEAENKLATGTFKLYNGAQKLNSSINTALDGSKQIKDGALSLNNGISQALNGSEALYNGANLLSQKFSDASNTEVLLNGMNSLQNGITGINQGLNDASNSAIKLKDGINSLVNGYNQVGQNVSSFASSVSQLKSGLGQISTALDSAQVALKDYIAKHPEASSDPELQKALAIIAQANTGINSMNQNLNSGLTQVQQLNTVLLQLQQASNTINNGMDSLASGLSYMHKASSQLVDGSNKLYSGVTQLSEGINTAGEKLKEISNGLYSLNNGIKSLSDGSSKLYNGANSLYNGMALLKDGTKQFADGAKSLYDNQRLLAQKLRDAAEKIDSSGITTAKKDMINEPIILDTRRLYPVKNYGIGFAPYFIPLSLWVGSLILFFLIDIFDKEKYEGMNNVSIQLGKFMSLALVGILQSVVSSFVLVEGLKLDVHNLFYYYLINAVMSITFIAIIQLFVMLFGIAGKFFAVVLLMLQLTSSGGTFPMELLPKFFNIINPYLPMTYGVAGLREAISGNNISAILHNISIIAVFGALFLLFTILLAEKADKMEITQRLKQI, encoded by the coding sequence TTGAAAGCATCTAAAGTTGCAGCAAAAGAAATAGAAAAAATAATCAAAAGCAGGTTTATAAGAGTTGCAGTTATTGTTGTTGCATTTATGCCTTTACTTTACAGCTTTCTATACTTATACGCTTTTTGGGACCCTTATTCTAAGTTAGATAAACTCCCTGTTGCAGTTGTCAATGAAGACAAAGGAGGAATATACGATGGCAAACAAGAGAACTTTGGAAATGAAGTTGTACAAAAGTTAAAAGACAACAAAGAATTTAAATGGGATTTTGTAGATTATAAAGATGCTATTAATGGACTCAAGGGGAGCAAATATTATTTTATTATTAGAATCCCGCAGGATTTTACACAAAATCTTATAAGTGTTGATTCTCTTACTCCGAAAAAAGCTTCTATTGAGTATATAACCAATGATAAGAAAAATTTCCTTGCAACACAGATTGGCAATAAAGCTATAGAAAGTTTACAAACCCAAATAGCAAATTCTATAAGAAAAGGGTATATTGACTCTATTTTTAAAAGTTTTGATGAATTAGGCAGTGGTTTAAAAGAAGCAAAAGAGGCAGAGAACAAACTCGCAACAGGTACCTTTAAGTTGTATAATGGTGCACAAAAATTAAATAGTAGCATAAATACAGCTTTAGATGGAAGCAAACAAATAAAAGATGGTGCTTTAAGCTTAAATAATGGTATCAGTCAAGCGCTAAATGGTTCAGAAGCTTTATACAATGGAGCAAATCTCCTTTCACAAAAATTTTCTGATGCAAGCAATACAGAAGTCTTATTAAATGGAATGAATTCATTACAAAATGGAATAACAGGAATTAATCAAGGATTAAATGATGCTTCTAATAGTGCCATTAAACTAAAAGATGGAATCAATTCTCTTGTCAATGGATACAATCAAGTAGGGCAAAATGTTTCTTCTTTTGCTAGTAGTGTTTCGCAACTTAAAAGTGGCTTGGGCCAAATTTCTACAGCTTTAGATAGTGCGCAGGTTGCTTTGAAAGATTATATTGCAAAACATCCTGAAGCAAGTAGCGACCCTGAACTACAAAAAGCACTTGCTATAATCGCACAAGCTAATACAGGGATTAATAGCATGAATCAAAACTTAAATAGCGGTTTGACCCAAGTTCAGCAATTAAACACTGTTCTTTTGCAATTGCAGCAGGCTTCCAATACAATTAATAATGGTATGGATTCTTTAGCATCAGGTCTTTCATATATGCATAAAGCGTCAAGCCAGCTTGTAGACGGTTCAAATAAATTGTACAGTGGCGTAACACAGCTTAGTGAAGGCATAAATACAGCAGGAGAAAAATTAAAAGAAATTTCAAATGGCTTATACAGTCTCAATAATGGGATAAAAAGTTTAAGTGATGGATCCTCAAAATTATATAATGGTGCTAATTCTCTATATAATGGTATGGCGCTTCTTAAAGATGGAACTAAGCAATTTGCAGATGGAGCAAAAAGTTTATATGATAATCAGAGGCTTTTAGCACAAAAATTAAGAGATGCAGCTGAGAAAATAGATTCATCAGGAATTACAACGGCTAAAAAGGATATGATTAATGAACCTATAATACTAGATACTAGAAGGCTTTATCCTGTTAAAAATTATGGAATCGGTTTTGCACCATATTTTATACCTCTATCCTTGTGGGTAGGCTCATTAATACTTTTCTTCTTGATAGATATTTTTGATAAAGAAAAATACGAAGGAATGAACAATGTCTCTATACAATTAGGAAAATTTATGTCTTTAGCATTAGTAGGTATATTACAATCTGTGGTATCAAGTTTTGTGCTGGTAGAAGGACTAAAATTAGATGTGCATAATTTATTCTACTACTACCTGATAAACGCTGTGATGTCTATTACCTTTATCGCTATAATTCAGCTTTTTGTGATGCTCTTTGGCATTGCAGGTAAATTTTTTGCAGTAGTATTATTAATGCTTCAACTTACCTCCTCAGGAGGAACTTTCCCAATGGAACTTTTACCTAAGTTTTTCAACATAATAAATCCTTATCTGCCTATGACTTATGGAGTTGCAGGACTTAGGGAAGCAATATCTGGGAACAATATTAGCGCAATACTGCACAATATCTCTATAATTGCAGTGTTTGGAGCGCTGTTCTTACTGTTTACAATACTTTTAGCAGAAAAAGCAGATAAAATGGAGATAACGCAAAGGTTAAAGCAGATATGA